A genomic window from Parvularcula sp. LCG005 includes:
- a CDS encoding nuclear transport factor 2 family protein, whose product MKIQVIAMMCLALVGTAKAQDVGSLAEQITDMENRWGAALLANDLDAVDALMHTNFRLVRVYGEQPPISKEMYLGMQGMSATSIEITSVAITEVAGPVVVARTSWSLDWQQEGVGKLPPYFDLIDTWIQTEDGRWQILSRISQLATDR is encoded by the coding sequence ATGAAAATTCAGGTGATTGCGATGATGTGCCTGGCCCTTGTCGGGACGGCGAAGGCCCAGGATGTGGGCAGCCTCGCCGAGCAGATTACGGACATGGAAAATCGGTGGGGCGCGGCATTGCTCGCCAACGATCTCGATGCCGTCGACGCGCTGATGCACACGAACTTCAGACTGGTCCGTGTCTACGGCGAACAGCCGCCCATCAGCAAAGAGATGTATCTTGGCATGCAGGGCATGAGCGCCACGTCGATTGAAATAACATCGGTTGCGATCACAGAGGTCGCAGGTCCCGTCGTGGTTGCTCGGACCAGCTGGAGTCTCGACTGGCAGCAGGAAGGCGTCGGCAAGCTGCCGCCTTATTTCGACCTGATCGATACGTGGATCCAGACCGAAGACGGACGCTGGCAGATCCTGTCCAGGATCAGCCAGCTCGCCACCGACCGGTAG
- the rpmF gene encoding 50S ribosomal protein L32, which produces MAVPKSKITRSKRGMRRAHDRLELASYVEDKKSGNLRRNHHIDLKSGTYNGRQVLPPQED; this is translated from the coding sequence ATGGCTGTCCCTAAGAGTAAAATCACCCGCTCCAAACGTGGCATGCGCCGCGCACACGACCGTCTTGAACTCGCAAGCTATGTCGAGGACAAGAAGTCGGGCAATTTGCGCCGCAATCACCACATCGACCTGAAATCAGGCACCTATAATGGTCGTCAGGTCCTTCCTCCACAGGAAGACTGA
- the eno gene encoding phosphopyruvate hydratase translates to MTAIIDINAREILDSRGNPTVEVDVFTEDGSMGRAAVPSGASTGMHEAHERRDGGERYGGKGVRDAVDAVNTKIFEALVGIDVEEQAFIDEAMIDLDGSANKKNLGANAILGVSLAVAKAAAQTTGQSLFRYVGGPSARVLPAPMMNIVNGGAHADNPIDIQEFMIMPLGAENFRDALRMGVETFHALKKELAAAGHNTNVGDEGGFAPSLRSTTEALDFIMKAIEKAGYTPGEDMFLALDVASTEFFKDGKYHLAGEGKTLDSNGMVDYLAGFAKQYPIISIEDGMAEDDWEGWTALTKSIGSSCQLVGDDLFVTNEKRLRDGIAQGAANSILVKVNQIGTLTETLAAVDTAHRAGYTAVMSHRSGETEDSTIADLAVATNCGQIKTGSLARSDRTAKYNQLLRIEEELGPVAKFSGKAILK, encoded by the coding sequence ATGACCGCCATTATCGACATCAACGCGCGCGAAATTCTCGACAGCCGGGGCAACCCAACCGTCGAAGTCGACGTCTTCACAGAAGACGGATCAATGGGCCGTGCCGCTGTGCCGTCCGGTGCTTCGACAGGCATGCACGAAGCGCATGAGCGCCGCGATGGTGGCGAGCGTTATGGCGGCAAGGGCGTTCGCGATGCCGTAGATGCGGTGAACACGAAGATCTTCGAAGCCCTGGTCGGCATTGATGTCGAAGAGCAGGCTTTCATCGACGAAGCCATGATCGATCTTGACGGCTCCGCCAATAAGAAAAATCTCGGTGCAAACGCTATCCTGGGCGTGTCTCTCGCCGTCGCCAAGGCGGCTGCCCAGACGACTGGCCAGTCCCTGTTCCGCTATGTCGGTGGTCCATCGGCCCGTGTCCTGCCCGCGCCAATGATGAACATCGTCAATGGCGGTGCGCATGCGGACAATCCGATCGACATCCAGGAATTCATGATCATGCCGCTCGGCGCGGAGAATTTCCGCGATGCCCTGCGCATGGGGGTTGAGACCTTCCACGCCCTCAAGAAAGAACTGGCCGCCGCGGGCCACAATACGAATGTGGGAGACGAGGGCGGTTTTGCCCCATCGCTGCGCTCCACGACCGAAGCGCTCGATTTCATCATGAAGGCCATTGAGAAGGCGGGTTACACGCCGGGCGAAGACATGTTCCTCGCGCTCGACGTGGCGTCCACCGAATTCTTCAAGGACGGCAAATATCACCTCGCCGGTGAGGGCAAGACTCTCGATAGCAATGGCATGGTCGACTACCTTGCAGGCTTCGCCAAACAGTACCCGATCATTTCGATCGAAGACGGCATGGCGGAAGATGACTGGGAGGGTTGGACAGCCCTGACCAAATCAATCGGCTCATCTTGTCAGTTGGTCGGCGATGACCTCTTCGTGACCAATGAAAAACGCCTGCGTGACGGTATTGCTCAAGGCGCAGCCAACTCGATCCTTGTGAAGGTCAACCAGATCGGCACCCTGACCGAGACGTTGGCAGCTGTGGATACAGCGCACCGCGCCGGCTACACCGCCGTCATGTCCCACCGTTCCGGTGAGACGGAAGACAGCACCATTGCCGACCTGGCTGTCGCCACCAATTGCGGCCAGATCAAAACCGGTTCCCTCGCGCGGTCTGACCGGACAGCCAAATACAACCAGCTGCTGCGCATTGAGGAAGAGCTGGGGCCCGTGGCCAAGTTCTCCGGCAAGGCGATCCTCAAATAA
- a CDS encoding FtsB family cell division protein: MTGFLKQVADAVLPAICVVGIGYNGLLYLNAPEGVRMNNLLQDRIADSRAELAALEAERQRLSDHADRLLTASLDEDLLEERVRSVLGLVRPNEYMVRMEDLDRLAAAPADMPAPLLNEDAPVTLAALASLDTAR; encoded by the coding sequence ATGACGGGTTTTCTGAAACAAGTGGCGGATGCAGTGCTGCCGGCCATCTGCGTGGTGGGTATCGGCTATAACGGCCTTCTCTATCTGAACGCTCCAGAGGGTGTACGGATGAACAACCTTCTGCAGGACCGTATCGCTGACAGCCGTGCAGAACTGGCCGCGCTGGAAGCGGAGCGCCAGCGTCTGTCCGATCACGCGGATCGCCTCCTGACTGCATCGCTTGACGAAGACCTGCTGGAAGAGCGTGTCCGCTCCGTCCTCGGTCTGGTGCGCCCTAACGAATACATGGTGCGGATGGAGGACCTCGACCGTCTGGCCGCTGCGCCAGCGGACATGCCAGCGCCGCTGCTGAACGAGGACGCCCCGGTCACACTGGCGGCGCTCGCCTCTTTGGATACCGCGCGATAG
- a CDS encoding GNAT family N-acetyltransferase has translation MTIEIETSRLILRPLAPSDVEAHMSMMAEPEVAAFLSFSKTPEDRMSRWRQFASYLGHWQIRGYGFFSVFEKSTGDWVGRAGPWQPETWPGLECGWGLSSRYWGRGYMPEAAIAAIHWTFLRFPDLPRIISMIDPDNRNSQAVAAKVGERLTDERFQLFDYSLQIWAADREEWMGRFASTAG, from the coding sequence ATGACCATCGAAATTGAAACGTCGCGCCTGATACTTCGGCCCCTCGCGCCATCGGATGTCGAGGCGCATATGTCGATGATGGCCGAGCCCGAGGTGGCGGCTTTTCTCAGCTTCTCCAAAACCCCCGAAGACCGCATGTCGCGGTGGCGTCAGTTCGCGTCCTATCTGGGCCACTGGCAGATCCGCGGCTATGGATTTTTCTCCGTGTTCGAAAAATCAACGGGCGACTGGGTCGGTCGCGCCGGGCCGTGGCAACCGGAAACCTGGCCGGGTCTTGAATGCGGCTGGGGCCTGTCGAGCCGGTATTGGGGCCGCGGTTACATGCCGGAGGCGGCGATCGCCGCGATCCACTGGACCTTCCTTCGGTTTCCCGACCTGCCACGCATCATCTCCATGATCGATCCTGACAACAGGAACAGCCAGGCCGTCGCGGCGAAAGTGGGCGAGCGTCTGACCGATGAGCGCTTCCAGCTGTTCGACTACTCACTCCAGATCTGGGCGGCAGACCGGGAGGAGTGGATGGGACGGTTCGCGTCGACGGCAGGCTGA